In one window of uncultured Acetobacteroides sp. DNA:
- a CDS encoding ATP-binding cassette domain-containing protein, with protein MEIKTLTVIGGIGKGGSPEKVERFDLKMGDIISIVGPTGCGKTTLINDIELFANRNTPSQRAVLVNGETIPEDFSFDPSKHPIALISQHTNFLSDLPVGEFLGIHAKIRGSKDIEQMVNETLEFANQLTGEAIVRETSMTELSGGQTRSLLIADAVIIGHSPIILLDEIENAGIDRTKALELLKKYDKIFVFVTHDPRIALLSDFRIIMESGAMQKLIVTSDEERAAAVGLKQLDDIMLEFRKFIRAGEQISSSLFNQQLTELAATYQPSLK; from the coding sequence ATGGAAATAAAAACGCTAACGGTTATTGGCGGTATTGGTAAGGGTGGAAGCCCGGAGAAGGTCGAGCGATTTGACCTGAAGATGGGCGACATCATCAGCATTGTCGGCCCAACGGGCTGCGGAAAGACTACGCTGATCAACGATATCGAGCTTTTTGCAAATAGGAACACCCCCTCGCAGCGCGCAGTGCTGGTTAACGGGGAGACGATTCCCGAGGATTTCTCCTTCGACCCCTCGAAGCATCCCATTGCGCTCATCTCGCAGCATACCAACTTTTTATCCGACCTGCCCGTGGGCGAATTCTTGGGCATTCATGCCAAGATTAGAGGCTCGAAGGATATTGAGCAGATGGTGAACGAGACGCTGGAGTTTGCCAACCAGCTAACTGGAGAGGCAATTGTTAGGGAGACTTCGATGACCGAGCTATCGGGAGGGCAAACCCGCTCGCTGCTTATTGCCGATGCTGTTATTATCGGCCATTCGCCCATCATCCTGCTCGATGAGATTGAGAATGCGGGCATCGACCGTACCAAGGCGCTGGAGCTGCTTAAGAAGTACGACAAGATCTTCGTTTTTGTAACGCACGACCCCCGTATTGCGCTGCTTTCCGATTTTCGCATCATCATGGAGAGCGGGGCCATGCAGAAGCTCATTGTTACCAGCGACGAAGAGCGTGCCGCAGCGGTTGGCCTAAAGCAGCTCGACGACATCATGCTCGAGTTCCGAAAGTTTATCCGTGCCGGCGAGCAGATCAGCAGCTCGCTCTTTAACCAGCAGCTTACCGAACTGGCCGCAACCTATCAACCATCACTAAAGTAA
- a CDS encoding histone H1: protein MQELLNQIKEQIALYNENVEAYSSKNSKAAAARARKATLELTKLFKEFRKLSIDDSKK from the coding sequence ATGCAAGAACTACTTAACCAAATCAAAGAGCAAATTGCACTTTACAACGAGAACGTAGAGGCATACTCTTCTAAGAACAGTAAAGCTGCAGCTGCTCGCGCAAGAAAAGCTACTTTAGAGCTGACTAAGCTTTTTAAGGAGTTCAGAAAGCTTTCTATCGATGATTCGAAGAAGTAA
- a CDS encoding TetR/AcrR family transcriptional regulator: MKSRRLFYTSRIAEVFLEQQTSKMKVEDLALSLGVTKKTLYNYFDSKKEMVESVVDYISKRKLNEIRQGLTEINNPINALVYVGKSIFSISQTYNAIVELPMDYLSSPIVQSIFKERREEILEIVTFHFCKGVHLGLFDSDIDIELTSNFYIFQLENLFIRKNSLSNHQQLVQLLYYYLKGNCTSKGLEVLRESFDLRVTAC; encoded by the coding sequence ATGAAGTCTAGGAGGCTATTTTATACTAGTAGAATTGCAGAGGTTTTCCTCGAGCAGCAAACCTCGAAGATGAAGGTTGAAGACCTAGCCCTATCGCTAGGGGTTACCAAAAAGACGCTTTACAACTATTTCGACAGCAAAAAGGAGATGGTTGAGAGCGTAGTCGATTACATTTCGAAAAGAAAACTAAACGAAATAAGGCAGGGGCTTACCGAGATCAATAACCCAATCAACGCATTGGTTTACGTTGGAAAAAGCATTTTCAGCATATCTCAAACGTACAACGCCATCGTTGAACTCCCTATGGACTACTTAAGCTCGCCCATTGTTCAAAGCATTTTTAAAGAAAGACGCGAAGAAATCCTCGAAATCGTAACCTTTCACTTTTGTAAAGGTGTACACTTAGGCCTCTTCGATTCGGACATAGACATCGAGCTTACCAGTAACTTCTACATCTTTCAACTCGAGAACCTTTTTATAAGAAAGAATTCGCTGTCCAACCATCAGCAGCTGGTGCAACTCCTTTACTACTATTTGAAGGGGAACTGCACCTCTAAAGGGCTCGAAGTTCTAAGAGAATCGTTCGATTTAAGGGTTACTGCATGCTAG
- a CDS encoding (Fe-S)-binding protein produces METATKKHEEILASLPKLDCGACGCKSCSDLAGLAAQDDAELKKCIHIADKLGNKEDAKGCFMCAKEASGLGEKMEWKDNLKRDFDFILDCFPDEPGPKETILPYNPALIKELGVKKGDVMIGRPMGMSCGCPITHCGIVSAADARNGVINWNVTGPLRPRAEGFVDIGYYVSQAYEGIIKESKVEIKQGMRYWFLPRRCMLQWRHSGLVNAVTKLRDGSYKVRIEGLLIG; encoded by the coding sequence ATGGAAACAGCAACAAAAAAGCATGAGGAAATACTTGCTTCGCTTCCCAAGTTGGATTGCGGGGCTTGCGGATGTAAAAGCTGCAGCGATTTGGCGGGCTTGGCCGCACAGGATGATGCCGAACTTAAAAAATGCATCCATATCGCCGATAAGCTAGGGAACAAAGAGGATGCAAAAGGGTGCTTTATGTGCGCCAAGGAGGCTTCGGGCCTTGGCGAAAAAATGGAATGGAAGGACAACCTAAAGCGGGACTTCGACTTTATTCTCGATTGCTTTCCAGATGAGCCTGGCCCCAAGGAGACTATTCTTCCCTACAATCCAGCGCTGATAAAAGAGCTGGGCGTTAAGAAGGGGGACGTCATGATTGGGCGTCCAATGGGAATGTCGTGCGGTTGCCCCATCACCCACTGCGGTATTGTTTCTGCCGCCGATGCCCGAAATGGGGTGATTAACTGGAATGTTACCGGCCCATTACGACCTCGTGCGGAGGGTTTCGTTGATATTGGCTACTACGTTTCCCAGGCCTACGAGGGAATCATTAAGGAGAGCAAGGTGGAGATTAAGCAGGGAATGAGGTACTGGTTTTTACCTCGTCGATGCATGCTGCAGTGGAGGCATAGCGGTTTGGTAAACGCCGTTACCAAGCTGAGGGATGGCTCCTATAAGGTTAGGATTGAAGGATTGCTGATAGGGTAG
- a CDS encoding GTP-binding protein, giving the protein MKLIVIAGPPTCGKTTVIRQVIRRIIGKGLKPAYLKIDVLFADEAELINKEFGIPTRRIYSGELCPDHCNVVVLDEAVEWAESEQADFLFVETAGLCLRCSPYVENSLGIVVLEATSGMNLPRKIGPMLTLADISVVTKIDLISQAEREVFRYRILEAAKEIMVVESNALYGIGIDPIVREILKTKDIEQPMFLKGNPPVGTCTICVGKKEIGAKNHFGVLRTMENDLFYVGE; this is encoded by the coding sequence ATGAAGCTAATTGTTATTGCAGGACCTCCAACCTGTGGAAAGACAACCGTAATCCGCCAGGTAATCCGCCGAATCATAGGTAAGGGGCTAAAACCAGCCTATTTGAAGATAGATGTCCTTTTTGCCGACGAGGCCGAGCTAATTAATAAGGAGTTTGGTATTCCCACCAGGCGCATATACTCTGGCGAACTTTGCCCCGACCACTGCAACGTGGTGGTGCTCGACGAGGCGGTGGAGTGGGCCGAAAGCGAACAGGCCGACTTCCTTTTTGTTGAAACTGCCGGCCTTTGCCTGCGCTGCTCGCCCTATGTGGAGAACTCCTTGGGCATTGTGGTGCTCGAGGCAACCAGCGGGATGAACCTGCCCCGAAAAATTGGCCCCATGCTAACCCTAGCCGACATCAGCGTGGTTACCAAAATCGACCTGATATCTCAGGCCGAGCGCGAGGTGTTCCGGTACCGCATTCTCGAAGCCGCCAAGGAGATCATGGTGGTGGAGAGCAACGCCCTGTACGGCATTGGCATCGATCCTATCGTTCGCGAAATCCTCAAGACAAAGGATATCGAGCAGCCAATGTTCCTTAAGGGTAACCCTCCTGTGGGTACGTGTACCATTTGCGTAGGTAAAAAGGAGATCGGAGCGAAGAACCACTTCGGGGTGCTTCGAACCATGGAAAACGATTTGTTCTATGTCGGAGAGTAA
- a CDS encoding cysteine desulfurase family protein: MSESKAHCIYLDNAATTPLDKRVFDEMARCYMDDFGNASSLHSFGTQAKALLESCRSRLAKLINANPDEIVFTSGGTEANNLALKGIAFANRHRGNHIIVSQIEHDCVLNACKWLETQGFFVSYLPVDGDGVVDLERLSRLINAKTILVSVMHANNEIGTIQPIAEIGRICRERGVFLHTDACQSFGKVPVDVVSLGVTLMSLNAHKIYGPKGVGCLYVKRGTAITPLLHGGGQEFGIRSTTENLPGVVGFAKAAELCISEMEVEAKRLSALCSRTIDVLQHHFDGFYVNGSMESRLSGYLNFAIGGLEGETIRLLLLLDEEGIAVSAGSACSNNDSTHNASHVLQAIGRDQFQARGAIRIGFGRFNSEEDVDAFIRVLVQKVEKLNSIFSL; this comes from the coding sequence ATGTCGGAGAGTAAGGCCCATTGTATTTATCTCGATAACGCAGCAACGACCCCTCTTGATAAAAGGGTGTTCGACGAGATGGCCAGGTGTTACATGGACGACTTTGGCAATGCCTCCAGCTTGCACTCGTTCGGAACTCAGGCCAAGGCGCTCCTCGAAAGCTGCCGAAGCCGGCTGGCGAAGCTCATAAACGCCAACCCCGACGAGATTGTCTTCACCTCGGGCGGAACAGAGGCAAACAACCTGGCTCTAAAGGGGATTGCCTTTGCCAATCGGCATAGGGGAAACCATATTATTGTATCGCAGATAGAGCACGACTGCGTACTTAATGCCTGTAAGTGGCTCGAAACGCAGGGATTCTTCGTCTCCTACCTTCCTGTCGATGGCGATGGGGTTGTTGATTTGGAGCGCCTGTCGCGCTTAATCAACGCCAAAACAATTCTGGTGTCGGTGATGCACGCCAACAACGAGATTGGAACCATTCAGCCCATCGCCGAGATCGGTAGGATTTGCCGCGAAAGGGGCGTTTTCCTTCATACTGATGCCTGCCAGTCGTTTGGTAAGGTTCCAGTCGACGTGGTTTCGCTTGGCGTTACGCTGATGTCGCTAAATGCCCATAAGATTTACGGGCCGAAAGGTGTTGGATGCCTCTACGTGAAGCGTGGAACGGCCATTACCCCCCTGCTCCATGGAGGAGGCCAGGAGTTTGGCATTCGTTCCACCACCGAAAATCTTCCAGGAGTTGTCGGGTTTGCAAAGGCCGCCGAGCTATGCATCTCCGAGATGGAGGTAGAGGCCAAGCGCTTATCGGCACTTTGTAGCCGCACCATCGACGTGCTTCAGCACCACTTCGATGGCTTTTACGTAAACGGCAGCATGGAAAGCCGCCTGTCGGGTTACCTTAACTTCGCAATAGGCGGCCTCGAGGGCGAAACCATTCGCCTTCTGCTGCTCCTCGACGAGGAGGGCATTGCCGTCTCGGCCGGTTCGGCCTGCTCCAACAACGACTCAACCCACAACGCGTCGCACGTGCTTCAGGCCATAGGCCGCGATCAGTTTCAGGCACGGGGTGCCATACGAATCGGATTCGGACGGTTCAACAGCGAAGAAGATGTGGATGCTTTCATTCGGGTTCTTGTTCAGAAGGTAGAAAAACTCAACTCAATTTTTTCTTTATAA